The following coding sequences lie in one Peptococcaceae bacterium genomic window:
- the rpsJ gene encoding 30S ribosomal protein S10 — protein sequence MPKQQKIRIRLKAFDHKILDQSAERIVETAKRTGASVAGPIPLPTERNIYTILRSPHVNKDSREQFEMRTHKRLIDIHDPNPKTVDALMGLDLPAGVDIEIKL from the coding sequence ATGCCAAAACAACAAAAAATAAGGATCAGGCTGAAAGCGTTTGATCATAAAATTCTTGATCAATCGGCTGAAAGAATTGTGGAGACCGCCAAACGGACCGGCGCCTCAGTCGCGGGGCCGATACCTTTGCCCACGGAACGCAATATTTACACAATTTTGCGGTCCCCCCATGTCAACAAAGACTCGCGTGAGCAGTTTGAAATGAGGACACACAAGCGTCTCATCGACATCCATGACCCCAACCCCAAGACTGTGGATGCCCTTATGGGCCTGGACCTGCCGGCCGGGGTGGATATAGAAATCAAGCTGTAA
- the tuf gene encoding elongation factor Tu (EF-Tu; promotes GTP-dependent binding of aminoacyl-tRNA to the A-site of ribosomes during protein biosynthesis; when the tRNA anticodon matches the mRNA codon, GTP hydrolysis results; the inactive EF-Tu-GDP leaves the ribosome and release of GDP is promoted by elongation factor Ts; many prokaryotes have two copies of the gene encoding EF-Tu), whose amino-acid sequence GVDKKEVERGQVLAKPGSIKPHTKYEAEVYVLTKEEGGRHTPFFNGYRPQFYFRTTDVTGVVTLPEGVEMCMPGDNIKMTIELITPIAIEEGLRFAIREGGRTVGAGVVTTIIE is encoded by the coding sequence GGAGTAGACAAGAAAGAAGTGGAGCGGGGCCAGGTTTTGGCCAAACCGGGCTCGATCAAACCGCACACCAAGTACGAGGCGGAGGTATACGTGCTGACGAAAGAGGAGGGAGGCCGGCACACGCCGTTTTTCAATGGCTACAGGCCGCAGTTTTACTTTAGGACCACGGATGTGACGGGGGTGGTAACCCTGCCGGAGGGTGTGGAAATGTGCATGCCTGGGGACAACATCAAGATGACCATCGAACTGATCACCCCCATAGCTATTGAGGAAGGGCTGCGCTTTGCCATTCGTGAAGGCGGCCGCACCGTCGGAGCCGGCGTCGTGACCACGATCATCGAGTAA